The following proteins are co-located in the Terriglobales bacterium genome:
- a CDS encoding cobalamin B12-binding domain-containing protein → MSDAKKIRVLVAKPGLDGHDRGAKVIARALRDAGMEVIYTGLRQTPEMVVSAALQEDVDVIGLSILSGAHNAIVPRVHDLLQQNKMEDVLLLVGGIIPDQDIEGLKKNGATGIFQPGTPMDEIIEFIRKNVKPRSVPAAG, encoded by the coding sequence ATGTCAGACGCAAAGAAGATCCGTGTGCTGGTGGCCAAGCCGGGCCTGGACGGCCACGACCGGGGCGCCAAGGTGATCGCCCGCGCCCTGCGTGACGCCGGCATGGAAGTCATCTACACCGGACTGCGGCAGACGCCGGAGATGGTGGTCAGCGCCGCCCTGCAGGAAGACGTGGACGTCATCGGTCTCTCCATCCTCTCGGGCGCGCACAACGCCATCGTGCCCCGGGTCCACGACCTGCTGCAGCAGAACAAGATGGAAGACGTACTGCTGCTGGTGGGCGGCATCATCCCCGACCAGGACATCGAAGGTCTGAAAAAGAACGGGGCCACCGGGATCTTCCAGCCCGGCACGCCGATGGATGAGATCATCGAGTTCATCCGCAAGAACGTGAAACCGCGCAGCGTGCCCGCCGCGGGATGA